The genomic stretch TGCTCCGTCAAATGAGTTAGAAATTGAATTCTTTTATTTAACGAATCCACAATCATAACCTGTAAATGAGGGAAACAAATTTTCAAAGGAATGCTTGGAAACCCTGCTCCCGATCCAATATCAGCAAGCTTACGCACACTGCTCATGCTGGTATAGAAGGATAGCGAAACAGAATCATAAAAATGCTTTTCATAAACAGCATCTCTTTCCGTAATTCCGGTTAAATTCATCTTTTCATTCCACTCTACTAGCAAACGGTAATAAAGCTCAAACTGTTCTAATTGAATAGAAGAAAGTGGTATTCCACTTTCCTCCATTCGTTTCGTAAACCATTTCAATGTTTCATCCATATTATGAACCTCTCGCTGCCGTAACACGGTTATAATGCTCCAAGTAAACAAGGAGAATTGAAATATCTGCTGGTGTTACACCAGCAATACGCGATGCTTGACCAATGGAAAGCGGACGAATAACCGCTAGCTTTTGCTTCGCTTCTGACGCAAGACTGCGAACATCGCTATAATCTATATCGTCAGGAATCCGTTTTTTCTCCATCTTGTTCAAGCGCGCTACTTGAACTAACTGTTTCTCTATATAACCGGCATATTTAATTTGAATTTCAACTTGCTCCTTCATCTCTTCTGTCATTTCAGGGACAGAAGGAACTACGGTTTCAAGCATCGCATACGTAACCTCTGGACGTCGAAGCAAGGACAGTGCATCAACGCCATGCTCCATTGGAGCTGTGCCTGCTGCTAGCAGCATTTCATTTACTTGGTCAGGCTTAACTTTTGTTCCACGCAAACGCTCAATATCATTTTCAACGGATTGTTTTTTACTCAAAAATTTATTGTAACGTTCTTCCGAAATAAGACCGATCTCATAACCGGTAGGTGTTAAGCGCAAATCAGCATTGTCATGACGGAGCAGCAACCGATACTCCGCTCTTGAAGTAAGCAGGCGATAAGGATCATTCGTCCCTTTCGTTACAAGGTCATCAATCATAACACCGATATAGCCTTCGGAACGGCCGATGATGATGGGCTCTTTGCCCTGCACCTTGCGCGCAGCATTAATGCCTGCGATAACCCCCTGCCCTGCTGCTTCTTCATAGCCAGATGTACCATTAATTTGTCCAGCTGTGAACAAGCCATCAATGACCTTAGTCTCCAAAGAAGGCCAAAGCTGAGTAGGCACAACTGCATCATACTCAATAGCATAACCATTACGCATGATATCAGCTTTTTCCAAACCTGGTACAGATCGCACAATACTTAATTGAACATCCTCAGGCATACTTGTTGAGAGACCTTGTACGTAATATTCCGAAGTGTTTTTACCTTCCGGCTCTAGGAAAATTTGATGTTTAGGCTTATCTGCAAAACGCACAATTTTATCCTCAATAGATGGGCAATAACGCGGACCCGTACCTTCAATGGCTCCTGAGAACATTGGAGCGCGGTGAAGATTATCATTAATAATTTTGTGTGTCCCTTCAGAAGTATAGGTCAACCAGCATGGAAGCTGTTCATTTGTAGATGACTCTGTCTCATGCGAGAAAAACTTCGGTTTATCATCCCCAGGTTGAATCTCGGTTTTGGAGAAATCAATCGTGTCCTTATGAACACGCGGTGGGGTTCCTGTTTTAAAGCGAATAAGCTCGAGTCCATTTTCCTTCAAACTAGCGGATAGTCTAATGGATGGCTGTTGATTGTTCGGTCCGCTCTCATACATGAGCTCGCCCATAATAATTTTCCCGCGCAAATAAGTACCTGTCGTAACCACGGTCGTACGAGCACGATACTCAGCACCTGTTTTTGTAATAATGCCTACACATTTTCCATCTTCAACAATCAATTCCTCGGCCATCCCCTGACGAAGGGTCAAATGAGGGGTTTCTTCAATTGTTTTCTTCATTTGATACTGATAATCAACTTTATCCGCTTGAGCACGCAGTGCATGTACAGCAGGACCTTTGCCCGTATTCAGCATTCTCATTTGAATAAAGGTCTTATCAATATTACGACCCATCTCTCCGCCTAACGCGTCAATTTCGCGCACGACATGACCTTTAGCAGGTCCCCCGATTGATGGATTACACGGCATAAATGCTACCATATCCAAGTTAATTGTAAGCAGCAATGTCTCGCAACCCATACGTGCAGCAGCAAGTGCAGCCTCACAGCCTGCATGCCCCGCTCCAATGACGATTACGTCATATTCACCAGCCAAATATCTCATTGTTCTTCACTCTCCTTAAGGTTTTCATCGAAAACCAGCATCGTAGGCAATCTATATAAGCTAAACTAGAAATTTACGCTTTGGGCGCTGCGCGAGAAGTTCATTCTTACGATCACTGTTGCAGCCAGATTCTTTGATTTCCTAAGACATTTAAAGGTAAGAATATGGCTGCAAAGGCGAACACTTCGTTTCTCCAGAACGATCTTCTCGCTTCGCTAAATCTTCAATTTCAAATTCAACTTATTTGCTTAGGTTTTCATCGAAAACCAGCATAAAAAAACTAACCCATTTAAAGCCGCCGCATCATCTATGACCATGAGATTAGTCGATTATTAAACGACCCATCTCATTAACTAAAAATTTTCTTTCTATAATGAACATATCCATGTGAATTTCACTAAAGTAGATATGTCTTTCAAAATGAGCCCACCTCTATAATAATAAACGAAATGAACCACGAAAGCCTACTGCCATCTATTTCCCTAAACAGAACTGAGAGAAAATTTGATCGATCAAAGAATCGCCTGCTTCGTCCCCGAGAATTTCTCCAAGCGACTCCCAGGCTGAACGCGCATCTATTTGAATCAGATCGATGGGGATGCCCGCATCTGACGCATCTATAGCATCAACCAACGATTGCTTCGCTCTCTTCAACAAGGCAATATGTCGAACATTGCTTACATAAGTCAAATCCCCTGATTCCAGCTGCCCTTCAAAAAACATTTCGCTGATCGTCTTCTCTAGCTGATCAAGACCCTTTTCCTCTAGAACCGACATTTTCACAATAGAATCGGCAGGAATCGACTGCTCCACCACCTCAATTTCTAATTGATGCGGCAAGTCAGCCTTATTTATGATCGCAATGACGGGGCGACCCTTCAATTGCTTCAATAGCTCCCGATCATCTAGCTGCAGAGGTTCATTATAGTTCAGTACCAACAAAATTAAATCCGCCTCTTCAAGCGCATTTCTAGAACGCTCTACACCAATACGCTCTACCACATCGGACGTCTCACGAATCCCTGCCGTATCCAGCAGTCGGAGCGGAATGCCGTTTAATGCGACAAACTGTTCAATAACGTCACGAGTCGTTCCAGGTATATCCGTTACAATCGCTTTGTTTTCCTGCGTCAGCACGTTCATAAGTGAGGACTTGCCGACATTCGGGCGTCCGACAATCGCAGTTACAATTCCTTCTCGAAGGATCTTGCCTTCGTTTGCTGTTTTTAACAATCGATCTATTTCCTCAATAGCAGAATCGCATTGGTCACGAATAAATGAGCTAGTCATTTCCTCAACGTCATGCTCCGGATAATCAATATTAACTTCAATATGGGCAAGCAGCTCGATAACGGTTTGCCTTAGAGCCTTTATTCTCTTGGATAAAACACCCTCCGCCTGCTTGCGGGCAACTGTAAATGCACGATCCGATTTTGAACGAATTAAATCAATAACGGCCTCTGCCTGCATTAGGTCGATCCGTCCATTTAGAAAAGCACGCTTCGTAAACTCTCCAGGCTCCGCCGTACGGTAGCCATCTAACTGCAGAACAACATCAAGCACCTTCTTAACGGCAATTACGCCGCCATGAGCATTTATTTCAACAACATCCTCTGCTGTAAAGGAACGTGGTCCCCTCATCAGTGTAACTAATACCTCTTCAACCTCTTCACCAGATGCAGGATCTACAATATGCCCGTAATGCAGTGTATGGGTATCTGCTTCCTTAAGGTCTATCTTCGAACGAAAAACAGCGGCGATTCCGGAAATTGCCTCCGGGCCGCTTACTCTAATAATGGCGATGCCACCTTCTCCGACTGCGGTCGAAATAGCTGCGATCGTATCATGTACCATTGCTGTCAGCACCTCTCAAATGGAAAAACAGCAATGACCATTATGAGCCATTGCTGTGGATAGCGTATAAATCCATATACATTTTTCAGGACGAACTTACTGTCTTAACGAAATAACAACACGACGATTCGGCTCGTCGCCCTTGCTAAAGGTTTTCACCTTTGGGTGGTTCTGCAACTGCGAATGAATGACCTTCCGCTCATGGGGTGACATTGGCTCCAAGACAACCTCTTTCCTGGTACGAATGACCCGTCCTGCTAACCGATCGGATAAATCCGCTAACGTCTTGCGGCGGCGCTCTCGAAAATCCTCTGCATCGAGTACGATACGCAGATGACTGTCTGAATAACGATTAGCCACAATATTTACTAAGTACTGTAATGCATCCAACGTTTGTCCGCGACGTCCAATCAGCATACCGAGATCTCCGCTGCCAGATACAGCAAGATGAGTTCCCTCTCTTGTTTGCTTACGATCGATGTTCACTTGCAGCCCCATCGTACCAGCTACTTCACGGAGAAATTGCTCCGCTTCCAGTATAGGATCGGGTATAAGCTCAAGTTCTACTTTCGCTTCCTTTGCACCGAACAGTCCGAAAAAACCTTTTGTCGGCTGTTCAAGCACAACTTGTTTAACGCGGTCTTCAGTTACTTGCAATTGTGATAATCCGTTCCGTACAGCATCTTCTACCGTTTTCCCCGATGCAATGATTTTCTTCATTTCGCAGGGGCCTCCTTACCCTTTTCAGATGAACGAACGTAAAGGAAGTAGTTTTGAACAATCGTATACACGTTACTATAAACCCAGTACAGCGGAAGTGCTGCTGGGAAGGATATAGCCATTACGAAAATGAGCACAGGGAAAATCGCCAGCATCATCCCCATACCTGGCATCGTTTGCGTTTGCTGCTTTTGCATCATTTTTGATTGAATGAATGTTGTTGCGGCTGCAAGAATCGGCAATATATAATAAGGATCCTTCTCGCCAAGCTCAAGCCACAAGAAAGTATGCTCACGAATATCAGGGTTCTTATAGATAGAATTGTACAATGCGATGAAAATCGGCATTTGTACAATCAGCGGCAAGCAACCTGCCATTGGGTTAACCTTATGCGTTTGGAACAGCTTCATTGTTTCTTCTTGCTGCTTCTGAGGGTTATCCTTATGTTTCTTCTTAATTTCAGCCATTTGCGGCTGCAAAGCTTGCATTGCCTTTGAACTGCGGTACTGCTTAAGCGTTAATGGTAAGATCAACGTTCTTACAATGATCGTCAGGAGCAATATAGCAAGTCCGTAGGACCCTTTAAACCAGCCTGCGAACGTATCGAGCGTAATTGCAAAGTAATAAACAACATTCTTCTCCCAGAAGTTCCCCAACAATAAATCCTCAGTTTTTGTCGTCTGATCTGTTGGAGCTCCGCATCCTGCTAGAACACCCATGAGCAGAACAAGGCCAAGCACTAAAATCCACTTCTTGTTTTTTGTCCAAAAAAACAACATTAAAACTCCTCTCTGAGAGCCATTACATCAAGCGTTAACGGCTATGGCCGAACCCTTGCAGCTTAGCAATTGTTTCATAGTGTATATAGACATTACTCAACTTATATTTCATTCTAAACTATACCATAATTTATGGGACAAGGAAACTACAGGACTGCTTGTGCATCCGCTTTCTAAACCTCAACTGAACAGCTTGTTTTGGACACGCCAAGCAAGCAACCAGAATCTCGCTAATCTGCCTGCTTATCCTTCGTATAGTTGATACTTTTCAGCAAACCGGCTTTCTTCAAAACATGAAGAACACTCTTCTCCATTTCCTTCATCTTCATTAGCGTAGCTGGCTTTCTTACTATTAGTATGAAGTCGGTTTTGGGAACGATCCGATTGGCCTGGTGACGAACAATTTCCTTGATCATTCGGCGCATACGATTGCGAACAACCGCATTTCCTATTTTCTTACTCGCAGATACACCTAGGCGAAAAGGCTCCGCCACCGGCTGCTTCGACCAATAAACGACAAATTGCCCGTTTGCAAACGATTTGCCGCCTCTATAAATTCGGCTAAAGTCTTCTCGATTTCGAAGACGCAGTTTTCTATGCACGACTGATAGCCCACCGTTCTTT from Paenibacillus sp. FSL H8-0548 encodes the following:
- the mnmG gene encoding tRNA uridine-5-carboxymethylaminomethyl(34) synthesis enzyme MnmG — protein: MRYLAGEYDVIVIGAGHAGCEAALAAARMGCETLLLTINLDMVAFMPCNPSIGGPAKGHVVREIDALGGEMGRNIDKTFIQMRMLNTGKGPAVHALRAQADKVDYQYQMKKTIEETPHLTLRQGMAEELIVEDGKCVGIITKTGAEYRARTTVVTTGTYLRGKIIMGELMYESGPNNQQPSIRLSASLKENGLELIRFKTGTPPRVHKDTIDFSKTEIQPGDDKPKFFSHETESSTNEQLPCWLTYTSEGTHKIINDNLHRAPMFSGAIEGTGPRYCPSIEDKIVRFADKPKHQIFLEPEGKNTSEYYVQGLSTSMPEDVQLSIVRSVPGLEKADIMRNGYAIEYDAVVPTQLWPSLETKVIDGLFTAGQINGTSGYEEAAGQGVIAGINAARKVQGKEPIIIGRSEGYIGVMIDDLVTKGTNDPYRLLTSRAEYRLLLRHDNADLRLTPTGYEIGLISEERYNKFLSKKQSVENDIERLRGTKVKPDQVNEMLLAAGTAPMEHGVDALSLLRRPEVTYAMLETVVPSVPEMTEEMKEQVEIQIKYAGYIEKQLVQVARLNKMEKKRIPDDIDYSDVRSLASEAKQKLAVIRPLSIGQASRIAGVTPADISILLVYLEHYNRVTAARGS
- the mnmE gene encoding tRNA uridine-5-carboxymethylaminomethyl(34) synthesis GTPase MnmE, translating into MVHDTIAAISTAVGEGGIAIIRVSGPEAISGIAAVFRSKIDLKEADTHTLHYGHIVDPASGEEVEEVLVTLMRGPRSFTAEDVVEINAHGGVIAVKKVLDVVLQLDGYRTAEPGEFTKRAFLNGRIDLMQAEAVIDLIRSKSDRAFTVARKQAEGVLSKRIKALRQTVIELLAHIEVNIDYPEHDVEEMTSSFIRDQCDSAIEEIDRLLKTANEGKILREGIVTAIVGRPNVGKSSLMNVLTQENKAIVTDIPGTTRDVIEQFVALNGIPLRLLDTAGIRETSDVVERIGVERSRNALEEADLILLVLNYNEPLQLDDRELLKQLKGRPVIAIINKADLPHQLEIEVVEQSIPADSIVKMSVLEEKGLDQLEKTISEMFFEGQLESGDLTYVSNVRHIALLKRAKQSLVDAIDASDAGIPIDLIQIDARSAWESLGEILGDEAGDSLIDQIFSQFCLGK
- the jag gene encoding RNA-binding cell elongation regulator Jag/EloR, producing MKKIIASGKTVEDAVRNGLSQLQVTEDRVKQVVLEQPTKGFFGLFGAKEAKVELELIPDPILEAEQFLREVAGTMGLQVNIDRKQTREGTHLAVSGSGDLGMLIGRRGQTLDALQYLVNIVANRYSDSHLRIVLDAEDFRERRRKTLADLSDRLAGRVIRTRKEVVLEPMSPHERKVIHSQLQNHPKVKTFSKGDEPNRRVVISLRQ
- a CDS encoding YidC/Oxa1 family membrane protein insertase, which produces MLFFWTKNKKWILVLGLVLLMGVLAGCGAPTDQTTKTEDLLLGNFWEKNVVYYFAITLDTFAGWFKGSYGLAILLLTIIVRTLILPLTLKQYRSSKAMQALQPQMAEIKKKHKDNPQKQQEETMKLFQTHKVNPMAGCLPLIVQMPIFIALYNSIYKNPDIREHTFLWLELGEKDPYYILPILAAATTFIQSKMMQKQQTQTMPGMGMMLAIFPVLIFVMAISFPAALPLYWVYSNVYTIVQNYFLYVRSSEKGKEAPAK
- the rnpA gene encoding ribonuclease P protein component yields the protein MHRKLRLRNREDFSRIYRGGKSFANGQFVVYWSKQPVAEPFRLGVSASKKIGNAVVRNRMRRMIKEIVRHQANRIVPKTDFILIVRKPATLMKMKEMEKSVLHVLKKAGLLKSINYTKDKQAD